In one window of Streptomyces sp. NBC_01224 DNA:
- a CDS encoding amino acid ABC transporter ATP-binding protein: MTTHPMVKAQDVHKSFGAAHILKGIDLEVAPREVFCLIGPSGSGKSTFLRCINHLEQINAGRLYVDGELVGYRQKGDKLYELKDSEVALKRRDIGMVFQRFNLFPHMTAIENVMEAPVQVKGEAKAVARARAERLLDRVGLADKAKNYPSQLSGGQQQRVAIARALAMEPKLMLFDEPTSALDPELVGDVLDVMRDLAEDGMTMIVVTHEMGFAREVGDALVFMDDGVVVESGHPRDVLTNPQHDRTKSFLSKVL; this comes from the coding sequence ATGACCACGCACCCGATGGTGAAGGCCCAGGACGTCCACAAGTCCTTCGGTGCCGCGCACATCCTCAAGGGCATCGACCTGGAGGTCGCCCCGCGCGAGGTCTTCTGTCTGATCGGCCCGTCCGGTTCCGGCAAGTCGACCTTCCTGCGGTGCATCAACCACCTGGAACAGATCAACGCCGGCCGACTGTACGTCGACGGCGAGCTGGTGGGCTACCGCCAGAAGGGCGACAAGCTCTACGAACTCAAGGACAGCGAAGTCGCTCTGAAGCGCCGGGACATCGGCATGGTCTTCCAGCGCTTCAACCTCTTCCCTCATATGACGGCGATCGAGAACGTCATGGAGGCCCCGGTCCAGGTCAAGGGCGAGGCGAAAGCAGTGGCCAGGGCCCGGGCGGAGCGGCTGCTGGACCGGGTGGGCCTGGCCGACAAGGCCAAGAACTACCCCTCCCAGCTCTCCGGCGGCCAGCAGCAGCGGGTGGCCATCGCCCGCGCCCTGGCCATGGAGCCGAAGCTGATGCTCTTCGACGAGCCGACGTCGGCGCTCGACCCGGAGCTGGTGGGCGATGTCCTGGACGTCATGCGCGATCTCGCGGAGGACGGCATGACGATGATCGTCGTGACCCATGAGATGGGCTTCGCCCGTGAGGTCGGCGATGCGCTGGTCTTCATGGACGACGGCGTGGTGGTCGAGTCGGGCCACCCGCGCGACGTACTGACCAACCCGCAGCACGACCGGACGAAGTCGTTCCTGTCGAAGGTGCTCTAA
- a CDS encoding amino acid ABC transporter permease has translation MNNKIKKIPSGVIPAPDRVPPQAIKAIPVRHYGRWVSAVVVLALLVGLAYAFSQGDVRWATVPDKLFDASILTGLRNTVYISVASMALGLVLGVLFAVMRLSKNPVTSAIAWLYIWFFRGTPVYVQLLIWFNLALIFPILDIGFYRDEMTDVMTPFLAALLGLGLNEGAYMAEIVRAGIQSVDEGQTEASHALGMTQAKTMRRVVLPQSMRVIIPPTGNEFINMLKTSSLVVAVQYQDLLRSAQDIAATSFAVMEMLFVASIWYLALTSVFSVGQYYLERRYARGSLRALPPTPLQRLRANLNLFRRSEVAR, from the coding sequence GTGAACAACAAGATCAAGAAGATTCCGTCCGGGGTGATACCCGCGCCGGACAGGGTCCCGCCCCAGGCCATCAAGGCCATCCCGGTACGCCACTACGGGCGCTGGGTCAGCGCCGTAGTCGTGCTCGCGTTGCTCGTCGGGCTTGCGTACGCCTTCTCGCAGGGCGACGTGCGCTGGGCGACCGTGCCGGACAAGCTCTTCGACGCCAGCATTTTGACCGGCCTCCGGAACACGGTCTACATCAGCGTGGCCTCCATGGCCCTGGGCCTGGTGCTCGGCGTGCTGTTCGCCGTGATGCGCTTGTCCAAGAACCCGGTGACCAGCGCGATCGCCTGGCTGTACATCTGGTTCTTCCGGGGCACTCCGGTCTATGTGCAGCTGCTCATATGGTTCAACCTCGCCCTGATCTTCCCGATCCTCGACATCGGGTTCTACCGGGACGAGATGACCGATGTCATGACTCCGTTCCTGGCCGCCCTGCTGGGCCTCGGCCTCAATGAGGGCGCGTACATGGCGGAGATCGTCCGGGCCGGCATCCAGTCGGTGGACGAGGGCCAGACCGAGGCATCCCACGCGCTGGGCATGACCCAGGCGAAGACCATGCGGCGTGTGGTGCTGCCGCAGTCGATGCGGGTGATCATCCCGCCGACGGGCAACGAGTTCATCAACATGCTCAAGACGTCGTCGCTGGTCGTCGCCGTCCAGTACCAGGATCTGCTGCGCAGCGCCCAGGACATCGCGGCCACCTCGTTCGCGGTGATGGAGATGCTGTTCGTCGCCTCGATCTGGTACCTGGCCCTGACGAGTGTGTTCAGCGTCGGCCAGTACTACCTGGAGCGCCGCTACGCCCGAGGGTCGCTGCGAGCCCTGCCGCCCACTCCGCTGCAGCGCCTGCGAGCCAACCTGAACCTGTTCCGTCGTTCGGAGGTGGCCCGATGA